ACCtagtttgtaaaaatatgactttcataaaaaaaaaaaaactggtttaatGCTTTAACTGGTTTAATGCATAAACCAGTCCTTTTGACAACTggattaacaaaaatatattcagtgcTGTCCCTGCTGGTATCTTAACagactaaataaaactgatgcaATGAAACACATCAGTACTTGTCAAAAAATTGCATATCCTTAAAGAGAATAATATTCTGTTAATAGTCTATTCATTACACACATTGGAGTAGACTATTCCACCCTCATTTCTGGCCATTGTTATGATTAAACCttgcataaaatgaaaactaattCAGTGTCTCAGACATGTAAATTTGCATAAGATCATTAAAAATAGTATTTTGCATTAATGCTGTTAATGAAAACCTCCGTAGAGGTTTAGATAGTGGCCTTCAGTTCATCTGCATTGTTGGTTTTAGTGTcactcatcttcctcttgacaatactCCATAAATTCTCCATGGACTTCAGGTCAGGCCAATTTACTGCTCAATCTAACACTGAAACTCCATGGTCATATAAACAGCTCTGAGTTTTAGAAGTAGGGACAGGTGCCCAGTCCTGCTGAAAAATCCTAACAACATCTCCATAAAGAttacttatttaatttataaaagatTCTTGTGAAAATAACTAGAATATCTGCCTAAATTTAAAgatatggaaaatatttacagtgtcCTGCTGTGTCTAATTAAAGCAGCAGTatctaacttttattttttttaaagttttttttacatatttgataaaGCTGTGACATtatagtatgagacagataatcagcaaaaacaatcacgctcctctgccttctcccagtgctaattAGAAATAATCAATTAGAGCCAGGTGGAGGGTCTAGGCTACTTAGATTGACCACTAATGATTTCTAATAAACAATTTTCCTGGAgcgttgtttctctgccattggAACATTTAGCCATGTGTACACGATGTTGATAGACAGTGCTAACAtactccttctggctctgattggttgtttttgaccaggagctgtgcatttcttcaggaatttcaCTTGGAGGTGTTCAGTTTACTATAATGatataatgacagttttaaaaaatatgtgaaaaaaattgtaaaagttgCTTAATGATGCTTTAAACTTAGGCTTATTCTCATTTATTCAGAATACATGTTTcttgtatttttgaaatgtgaCTGTCTCTTAGAATAactaattttatgtttcttgcAGCATGAGAAAGCATCTCAAGACATGTTTGACCAtctggtggaaaaaaataacttgatagGAGACATGGAGCACCACGGCCTGGTGCCGAAAGAGGACCTGCTCTTTATAAAGGAGCTGATTGATCCAAAGGTTGAAGAGATTGCTAAGGTACCCATCTGTTCAGCTTTAGAAATATACCAGTATAATCTTCAACCGGGTCGTGGTTAGTCTGGTATAATGTGTTGCACTACCTCCATCTTATCATCACCCTCTTTGGATGTGATAAACTTTCAAGCACTGATatagaaaattatgtaaattagAGAAAGTACTTCTTTACCAGGGAAGTGAAAAGTCGTCCTCAAAACAGtttaactggaaaaagaaacattaaataaattttaaaaaacgaaGGAATTAACTATAATGTATAAAACTACCACATTGTATCAAAAACATTGATGCACTTTTGACAAAGGACAATTTGTATTTCCTATTTCACTGTTTCTTTCTGTGGAATcagaaaatattactttaaaaattagTGCTTATCTACAATTCTGTGGTTGTCCATTCACAGTGGCCACACCATGGCCGTCCTAAAAAGAAGGCCTTCCTCTACGAAGTTGTGTCCAACACTAGGAACAAGATTGATGTGGATAAGTGGGAATATTTTGCTAGGTGActttttggatttaattttcttctcaaaatttCAATCTTGTCTTAAATTCCataaatttttaaacatattttttgctcTTGCCATATGTCAGGGACTGCCATCAATTGGGTATGCAGAACAACTTTGACTGCCATCGCTTGATTAAATTTGCCAGAGTGTGTAAAGTGGGTGGGATGATGCAGATCTGTTACAGAGACAaggtttgatttgtttaattatttttccttcttatatcaaaattacaatatttgcCACTACATGTTGTCATTATTGTTAACAGGAGGTGTTCAATCTGTACAACATGTTCTACACAAGGTTCTCTTTGCACAAAAGAGCCTACCAGCACAAAGTGTCCAACAGCATAGAGTGGATGTAAGGAGCCCTTGACATTGCTGGAGCTTGGTGGacactgtttctgttttattaccTTTTATTTCATGCAATGTTTTCTCACCATTGCAAGCTGGGTTTTTCCTTCAGGATCGGAGATGCTTTTCTGGAAGCAGATAAACACATCCAGATTGAAGGCAAGGATGGGAAAATGTTCACTCTCTCCACAGCTATTGATGACATGGTGGCATATACTAAACTGACAGGTGAGTAAACCTGTACAACAAtgtagaaaaacagaagagtATGTTGGTTTGattaaatgtggatttttaagACCAATATAAACATGtattctctttattttacttGTGCAAGATCAAagggatggaaataaaaatgaagttataaACAATTTGCATCCACAAGATCCATAGGGGTAAAACTGACATTAGCATTACCCATTAGCACTCATAATTTAATTCTGGTAGTTTATTCAGCACTTGTTTTAATACCATTTTTGAACAGAAACTTAAAACACTTAAAGTAATTATAACATAATCAGAAGTATATTAATCTAGATTCCCCCACCCTTATTTTCCTTCTTCAAAACCCTGCTTGCTACTCTTATCTTGTACACAAGATACATTAGCactacttcagcatatttttacatgagtaaaatatgttgaagtaaaaagtagccatccaagaaattaaattaaacaaataaccTTAAAAAAGAAGTATTCCATAAAAAGGCTTCTCAATATTGAATAACAGATCATAACATTAATATAGATTTTTGAGCAGTGCCTTTCAGCAACCTCTCTGTCCATGAGGATTTAAAACTGACTTCACTGAAGTTCAGTCAGTTCAGCACACAGTGCTTTTCACGATTCCATTCAGAAGTCCTTTTTTCTGTAGTACCTCCCAACATTTTGTTATCAATTTTGGAGATCAGACTTTTATATGAGGATTTTACATTAACGTGGTGACTGGGGTGTAGGGATGTAGGACATGTCAGAGTTGTGAGTATATAAGAATGTTTTTATGGACAGCTGCTCAAATTATACTCTTTctgtatgaaaataaagaaaaaaacattttctctggtATTTAGAGTCTGAATTTTTAGAGGATTTGAAAtctatttctttgttttgaccaattttgtgtttttgtttgccttGCAGATGCTATATTTGATCATATATTGACCTCCTCCTGTGTGGAGCTTCAGGAGGCACGGAAAATACTGGAAAGGATAATGCAAAGAAAGCTCTACGAGTGTCTGGGGGAATTTTCATCAGAAGAGAGTGAGGACGATATGAAGGTATCCTAAGAACTTCAACTGTACTCAGTAACACTGtaactatccatccattttctgacATCCTTCACCCTAACGGGGCTGGAAGGGGTgatggtgcctatctccaggtGACATTCCGGGCAAGAGGCGTGGTACACGCTGGACAAGTTgccagggcaacacagagacagacaggacaaacaaccatgcacacacacacacacacacctagggagaatctagagagaccaattaacctgacagtcatgtttttggactgtgggaggaagccgcagtacccagagagaacccacgcaggcacagagagaacatgcaaactccgtgcagaaagaccccaggccgggaatcgaacacaGGACCTTcttttcttgctgcaaggcagcagtgctaccaactgcgccactgtgcagccgcACTGTAACtatattgtttgatttttaagtaaaaatctggaagttgtaacattttatgCGATTTCTGTTTAGAATTTGTGGAACGCGCATGTCGGCGAGCGAAACCCAGACGATTATGTAGTGGAAGTgagtttaaatgcaaataagatctttttttctgactgaggcaattaattttgatatttgcaatttaatctctgaattattatttgtaaCCTCAcactatttatttaatatttagttagtcAAGTATAACTATGGAATGGGG
The genomic region above belongs to Xiphophorus maculatus strain JP 163 A chromosome 1, X_maculatus-5.0-male, whole genome shotgun sequence and contains:
- the LOC102218487 gene encoding deoxynucleoside triphosphate triphosphohydrolase SAMHD1-like isoform X3 gives rise to the protein MPYELRNWCSMIPFMAILSCTQSLSKSSTLLSFSDFETSSSLAEHIMFILERPTTALNTALGHGPFSHMFEMFIHKGNPEWRHEKASQDMFDHLVEKNNLIGDMEHHGLVPKEDLLFIKELIDPKVEEIAKWPHHGRPKKKAFLYEVVSNTRNKIDVDKWEYFARDCHQLGMQNNFDCHRLIKFARVCKVGGMMQICYRDKEVFNLYNMFYTRFSLHKRAYQHKVSNSIEWMIGDAFLEADKHIQIEGKDGKMFTLSTAIDDMVAYTKLTDAIFDHILTSSCVELQEARKILERIMQRKLYECLGEFSSEESEDDMKNLWNAHVGERNPDDYVVELVKYNYGMGKEDPIKHVRFYKKKTPHVATPIDKAEVSLLLPERFEEKKFRIYTKRTNDEDVEADRRIFGTFGPAHPVQAGGSNHGTGSEASDPRLE